From a single Alkalibacter saccharofermentans DSM 14828 genomic region:
- a CDS encoding cobalamin B12-binding domain-containing protein gives MVDLKKITELIGNLEEEEVLELLNEFISSNPSEEEAQKVVGACQEGMAVVGELFESGEYFVGDLIFAGELLSEAIDTLKPVIGSSTTEKIGKIVIGTVHGDLHDIGKNIFKSMSEAAGFEIFDLGIDQPVGAFIDKVKEVKPEIIGMSGVLTLALESMKNTVDGLVEAGLRDSVKIIIGGNPVTKEACEHIGADAFTTNAAEGVKICKGWVK, from the coding sequence ATGGTTGATTTGAAAAAGATCACAGAGTTAATTGGAAACCTTGAAGAAGAGGAGGTATTAGAGCTTCTAAATGAATTTATATCATCTAATCCTTCAGAAGAAGAAGCGCAAAAGGTAGTAGGTGCCTGTCAGGAGGGTATGGCAGTAGTTGGAGAATTGTTCGAGTCCGGGGAGTATTTCGTAGGAGATTTGATTTTTGCCGGAGAGCTCCTATCAGAGGCAATAGATACATTGAAACCTGTAATTGGCTCAAGTACCACTGAAAAAATCGGAAAGATAGTAATAGGAACAGTCCATGGAGACTTACACGATATAGGTAAAAACATATTCAAGAGCATGTCTGAAGCCGCAGGCTTTGAAATTTTTGATTTAGGAATAGATCAACCTGTAGGTGCGTTTATTGATAAAGTTAAAGAAGTTAAGCCTGAAATAATCGGCATGAGCGGAGTTTTAACCCTAGCCCTTGAATCAATGAAAAACACCGTTGACGGACTAGTTGAAGCGGGATTAAGAGACAGCGTAAAAATAATAATAGGTGGAAATCCTGTAACAAAAGAAGCTTGTGAACACATAGGCGCAGACGCCTTTACCACAAATGCAGCAGAAGGGGTTAAGATCTGTAAAGGGTGGGTGAAATGA